The following are encoded in a window of Streptomyces sp. SAT1 genomic DNA:
- a CDS encoding gas vesicle protein GvpO, translating to MANTETPEEPEDPEEPENAAESQEPQEPRKPRGSQTAQKPQKTQKSQQSGSGHHEDRQAPPRPRPMEVLREARAQFGELTGLVPESVTSFERTQDGWSLELEVLELARVPDTMSLMASYEVELDPEGQLTGYRRLSRYERGRSDARKHGGR from the coding sequence ATGGCGAACACAGAGACCCCAGAAGAGCCGGAGGATCCGGAAGAGCCGGAGAACGCGGCGGAGTCGCAGGAACCACAAGAGCCCCGGAAGCCCCGGGGATCCCAGACAGCACAGAAGCCTCAGAAAACACAGAAGTCACAGCAGTCGGGCAGCGGCCACCACGAGGACCGCCAGGCCCCGCCGCGGCCCCGGCCGATGGAGGTGCTGCGCGAGGCGCGCGCCCAGTTCGGCGAGCTGACCGGCCTCGTCCCGGAGTCCGTCACGAGTTTCGAGCGGACCCAGGACGGCTGGTCGCTGGAGCTGGAGGTCCTGGAACTGGCCCGCGTGCCCGACACGATGAGCCTGATGGCGAGCTACGAGGTCGAACTCGACCCCGAGGGCCAGCTCACCGGATACCGGCGGCTGAGCCGCTACGAACGCGGCCGGTCCGACGCCCGCAAGCACGGCGGCCGGTGA
- a CDS encoding gas vesicle protein, with the protein MTTPSRLPDPYGSGSGANLADILERVLDKGVVIAGDIRINLLDIELLTIKLRLVVASVDKAKEMGIDWWESDPALSSRARRDELTRENAALRERLARLEELEQGSTVRKEAP; encoded by the coding sequence ATGACGACCCCGAGCAGGCTGCCGGACCCGTACGGCTCGGGAAGCGGCGCCAATCTGGCCGACATCCTGGAGCGGGTGCTGGACAAGGGGGTCGTCATCGCGGGCGACATCCGGATCAACCTGCTCGACATCGAACTGCTCACGATCAAGCTCCGGCTGGTCGTCGCCTCGGTGGACAAGGCCAAGGAGATGGGCATCGACTGGTGGGAGAGCGACCCGGCGCTCTCCTCCCGGGCCCGCCGCGACGAGCTCACCCGGGAGAACGCCGCGCTGCGCGAGCGGCTGGCGCGTCTCGAGGAACTGGAACAGGGCAGCACGGTCCGCAAGGAGGCACCATGA
- a CDS encoding SRPBCC family protein, which translates to MTETLGSAASTAGRTAGGAAKGSPLGDLAHSEAADRLKAEAQEYLSAQAERLLAGLGRKLGETTGKLNDIAEGNSPGFARLALEGGRKVAEGKGPVRSALELGASHAKDSVMGALKNLGGGKGKGKGKRGGGNKPIVIIESVDVGVPLRTAYDQWTQFQDFSTFAKGVKSASRADDTHSDWQAKIFWSSRSWKAHTVEQVPDYRVQWTSEGAKGTTKGVVSFHELEENLTRVLLVMEYYPSGFFEKTGNIWRAQGRRARLDLKNFARFITLKGEAEDGWRGEIRDGEVVQSHEDAVAEEEKAEGTEEDQEESYESEEEPEEERDGEGPEDEYEDEAEDEYEYEDEPEGEEESDAEDEAADADEGGAEEEDAEYEDEYAEGGSRR; encoded by the coding sequence ATGACCGAGACCTTGGGATCCGCGGCCTCGACCGCGGGCAGGACGGCGGGCGGAGCGGCCAAGGGCAGCCCGCTGGGCGACCTGGCCCACAGCGAGGCCGCCGACCGGCTCAAGGCGGAGGCGCAGGAGTACCTGTCCGCCCAGGCCGAGCGGCTGCTGGCCGGCCTCGGCCGCAAGCTCGGCGAGACCACCGGGAAGCTCAACGACATCGCCGAGGGCAACAGCCCCGGCTTCGCGCGCCTCGCCCTCGAAGGCGGCCGGAAGGTCGCCGAGGGCAAGGGGCCGGTGCGCTCCGCGCTGGAGCTGGGCGCCTCGCACGCCAAGGACAGTGTGATGGGCGCCCTGAAGAACCTGGGCGGCGGCAAGGGCAAGGGCAAGGGCAAACGCGGCGGTGGCAACAAGCCGATCGTCATCATCGAGTCCGTCGACGTCGGCGTCCCGCTGCGCACCGCCTACGACCAGTGGACCCAGTTCCAGGACTTCAGCACCTTCGCCAAGGGCGTCAAGAGCGCGAGCCGCGCCGACGACACGCACTCCGACTGGCAGGCGAAGATCTTCTGGTCCAGCCGGAGCTGGAAGGCCCACACCGTCGAGCAGGTCCCCGACTACCGCGTCCAGTGGACGTCGGAGGGCGCCAAGGGCACCACGAAGGGGGTCGTCTCCTTCCACGAGCTGGAGGAGAACCTGACCCGCGTCCTGCTGGTCATGGAGTACTACCCCAGCGGATTCTTCGAGAAGACCGGCAACATCTGGCGGGCCCAGGGCCGCCGCGCCCGGCTCGACCTGAAGAACTTCGCCCGCTTCATCACCCTCAAGGGCGAGGCGGAGGACGGCTGGCGCGGGGAGATCCGCGACGGCGAGGTCGTCCAGAGCCACGAGGACGCGGTCGCCGAGGAGGAGAAGGCCGAGGGCACCGAGGAGGACCAGGAGGAGTCCTACGAGTCCGAGGAGGAGCCCGAGGAGGAGCGCGACGGCGAGGGACCCGAGGACGAGTACGAGGACGAGGCGGAGGACGAGTACGAGTACGAGGACGAGCCCGAGGGCGAGGAGGAGAGCGACGCGGAGGACGAGGCGGCGGACGCCGACGAGGGCGGAGCGGAAGAGGAAGACGCCGAGTACGAGGACGAGTACGCCGAGGGCGGGAGCCGTCGATGA
- the ligD gene encoding non-homologous end-joining DNA ligase, with protein MSGSPRTVRAGRRTLEVHRPDKVLFPATAGCPACTKADLVGHYRAVARFMLPHLRGRPLMLERRPDGLDGPVFMQKNTPAYYPDWITRAEVAKEDGTVTHTVCDDTATLVYLADQACLTPHRWLSRARAPERPDLMIFDLDPSGDDFAPVREAARLLGTLLDELGLPAALMTTGSRGLHVTVRLDGRCGFDEVREFARDTAGLLVAGHPDRFTTAARKKDRGERLYLDVQRNGYAQTAVAPYAVRARPGAPVAIPLSWDQLDDPALGPRRWTVADAVDQARTRPWSGLPARGRALGPARRRLDALRD; from the coding sequence GTGAGCGGAAGCCCCCGCACGGTACGGGCCGGCCGGCGCACCCTCGAGGTGCACCGGCCGGACAAGGTTCTGTTCCCGGCCACCGCGGGCTGCCCCGCCTGCACCAAGGCCGACCTGGTCGGCCACTACCGCGCCGTGGCCCGCTTCATGCTGCCCCACCTGCGCGGCCGGCCGCTGATGCTGGAGCGCCGCCCGGACGGCCTGGACGGCCCCGTCTTCATGCAGAAGAACACGCCCGCGTACTACCCGGACTGGATCACCCGCGCCGAGGTCGCCAAGGAGGACGGCACCGTCACGCACACCGTCTGCGACGACACCGCCACCCTGGTGTACCTCGCGGACCAGGCGTGCCTGACCCCGCACCGCTGGCTCTCCCGGGCCCGCGCGCCCGAGCGGCCGGACCTGATGATCTTCGACCTCGACCCGTCCGGCGACGACTTCGCGCCGGTGCGCGAGGCGGCCCGGCTGCTGGGCACGCTCCTGGACGAGCTGGGCCTGCCCGCGGCCCTGATGACCACCGGGTCCCGCGGACTGCACGTGACCGTGCGCCTCGACGGGCGGTGCGGCTTCGACGAGGTGCGGGAGTTCGCCCGGGACACCGCCGGACTGCTGGTCGCCGGCCACCCCGACCGGTTCACCACCGCGGCCCGCAAGAAGGACCGCGGCGAGCGGCTCTACCTGGACGTCCAGCGCAACGGCTACGCCCAGACCGCGGTGGCGCCCTACGCCGTACGGGCCCGGCCGGGCGCGCCCGTCGCGATACCCCTCTCCTGGGACCAGCTCGACGACCCGGCGCTCGGGCCGCGGCGCTGGACTGTCGCCGACGCCGTCGACCAGGCCCGCACGCGGCCCTGGTCCGGGCTGCCCGCACGCGGCCGGGCGCTGGGCCCCGCCCGGCGGCGGCTGGATGCGCTGCGTGACTGA
- a CDS encoding transketolase — translation MNHAELVDLGQQLRVDSVRAAAAAGSGHPTSSMSAADLMAVLLAHHLRYDFDRPEHPGNDRFVLSKGHASPLLYSAYKAAGAVDDDELLTFRKLGSRLEGHPTPQRLPWVETATGSLGQGLPIGVGIALSGKRLDHADYRVWVLCGDSEMAEGSIWEAAEHAGYEHLDNLTVIVDVNRLGQRGPTRHGHDLDAYARRFRAFDWHTIEIDGHDVDAIDRAYGEAASTKGQPTAIIARTLKGKGVEDTEDREGLHGKPLKDADEAIEELGGPRDLRVQVHEPPSARSLHAVGDGSLELPRWERGEQVATRDAYGHALAALGTARGDVVALDGEVGDSTRSEFFAKEHPDRYFECYIAEQQMVATAVGMARRGWVPYASTFAAFLTRAYDFVRMAAVSGSGINLNGSHAGVSIGEDGPSQMGLEDLAMMRTVHGSTVLYPCDANQTARLVAAMADLDGIRYLRTSRGESPVLYGPDEEFPVGGSKVLRSSDRDRLTIVAAGVTLHEALSAADSLDREGIPVRVVDLYSVKPVDRATLRQAAEDTGCLLTVEDHREEGGIGDAVLDAFLDGRPVPRLVRLAVRSMPGSATPAEQLHAAGIDAESIAASARLLVEEAVVP, via the coding sequence ATGAACCACGCCGAACTCGTCGACCTCGGCCAGCAGTTGCGCGTCGACAGTGTGCGGGCCGCCGCCGCGGCGGGCTCCGGGCACCCCACGTCCTCCATGTCGGCCGCCGACCTGATGGCGGTCCTGCTCGCCCACCATCTGCGCTACGACTTCGACCGGCCCGAACACCCCGGCAACGACCGCTTCGTGCTGTCCAAGGGGCACGCCTCCCCGCTGCTGTACTCCGCCTACAAGGCGGCCGGCGCCGTCGACGACGACGAACTGCTCACCTTCCGCAAGCTGGGCAGCCGTCTGGAGGGCCACCCCACCCCGCAACGGCTGCCGTGGGTGGAGACGGCCACCGGGTCGCTCGGCCAGGGCCTGCCCATCGGCGTCGGCATCGCCCTGTCGGGCAAGCGCCTCGACCACGCCGACTACCGCGTCTGGGTGCTGTGCGGCGACAGCGAGATGGCCGAGGGATCGATCTGGGAGGCCGCCGAGCACGCCGGGTACGAGCACCTGGACAACCTGACCGTGATCGTGGACGTCAACCGGCTCGGCCAGCGCGGTCCCACCCGGCACGGCCACGACCTGGACGCCTACGCCCGCCGCTTCCGCGCCTTCGACTGGCACACGATCGAGATCGACGGCCACGACGTGGACGCGATCGACCGGGCCTATGGCGAGGCCGCCTCCACCAAGGGCCAGCCCACCGCGATCATCGCCCGCACCCTCAAGGGCAAGGGCGTCGAGGACACCGAGGACCGCGAGGGACTGCACGGCAAGCCGCTGAAGGACGCCGACGAGGCGATCGAGGAACTCGGCGGCCCGCGCGACCTGCGCGTCCAGGTCCACGAACCGCCCTCCGCGCGCTCCCTGCACGCCGTGGGCGACGGCAGCCTCGAACTGCCCCGCTGGGAGCGCGGCGAGCAGGTCGCCACCCGCGACGCCTACGGACACGCGCTGGCCGCGCTCGGCACCGCACGCGGCGACGTGGTGGCCCTGGACGGCGAGGTCGGCGACTCCACCCGCTCGGAGTTCTTCGCCAAGGAACACCCCGACCGCTACTTCGAGTGCTACATCGCCGAGCAGCAGATGGTCGCCACGGCGGTCGGCATGGCCCGGCGCGGCTGGGTGCCGTACGCCTCCACGTTCGCGGCGTTCCTGACCCGGGCGTACGACTTCGTGCGGATGGCCGCCGTCAGCGGTTCCGGGATCAACCTCAACGGCTCGCACGCGGGCGTGTCGATCGGCGAGGACGGGCCCAGCCAGATGGGCCTGGAGGACCTGGCCATGATGCGGACCGTGCACGGCTCGACCGTGCTCTACCCGTGCGACGCCAACCAGACCGCGCGGCTCGTCGCCGCCATGGCCGACCTGGACGGCATCCGCTATCTGCGCACCTCGCGCGGTGAGAGCCCGGTGCTGTACGGGCCCGACGAGGAGTTCCCGGTCGGCGGCAGCAAGGTGCTGCGCTCCTCGGACCGGGACCGGCTGACGATCGTCGCCGCGGGGGTCACCCTGCACGAGGCGCTCTCCGCCGCCGACTCCCTGGACCGGGAGGGCATCCCGGTGCGCGTCGTCGACCTGTACTCCGTCAAGCCCGTCGACCGGGCCACCCTGCGCCAGGCCGCCGAGGACACCGGGTGCCTGCTCACGGTCGAGGACCACCGGGAGGAGGGCGGCATCGGCGACGCGGTGCTCGACGCCTTCCTCGACGGCCGCCCGGTGCCCCGCCTGGTCCGGCTCGCGGTGCGCAGCATGCCGGGTTCGGCCACGCCCGCCGAGCAGCTGCACGCGGCGGGCATCGACGCGGAGTCCATCGCCGCCTCCGCCCGGCTCCTGGTGGAGGAAGCGGTGGTGCCGTGA
- a CDS encoding gas vesicle protein GvpG, whose amino-acid sequence MGLISEVLLLPFAPARGSSWAIRQVLREAERIYYDPATVRAELARLEERLEAEEITEEEFDRQEDELLDRLEIGLRGGAGTGEGTAR is encoded by the coding sequence ATGGGACTGATCTCGGAGGTGCTGCTGCTGCCGTTCGCACCGGCGCGCGGCAGCTCCTGGGCGATCAGACAGGTGCTGCGCGAGGCGGAGCGCATCTACTACGACCCGGCCACCGTCCGGGCCGAGCTGGCACGGCTGGAGGAGCGTCTGGAGGCGGAGGAGATCACCGAGGAGGAGTTCGACCGCCAGGAGGACGAGCTTCTGGACCGGCTGGAGATCGGCCTGCGCGGCGGCGCGGGGACGGGTGAGGGGACGGCACGATGA
- a CDS encoding gas vesicle structural protein GvpA: protein MTVVPAQTSGGGGGSSGLYDVLELVLDRGLVIDAFVRVSLVGIEILKIDVRVVVASVDTYLRFAEACNRLDLESGPHKSPGLPDLVGEVTESGARGKSKGALSGAAQTVSDAFKQARSESSGESESRPRPRRTSSARRKEEQE, encoded by the coding sequence ATGACCGTTGTCCCGGCACAGACGTCCGGTGGTGGAGGCGGCAGCAGTGGCCTCTACGACGTACTGGAACTCGTCCTCGACAGGGGACTGGTGATCGACGCGTTCGTGCGGGTTTCGCTGGTGGGCATCGAGATCCTGAAGATCGACGTACGCGTCGTCGTGGCCAGCGTCGACACATATCTGCGCTTCGCCGAGGCGTGCAACCGGCTCGACCTGGAGTCCGGCCCGCACAAGAGTCCGGGCCTGCCGGACCTCGTCGGCGAGGTCACCGAGTCCGGCGCGCGCGGCAAGTCCAAGGGGGCGCTGTCCGGCGCCGCCCAGACCGTCTCCGACGCCTTCAAGCAGGCCCGCTCCGAGAGCTCGGGCGAGTCGGAGTCCCGTCCGCGACCGCGCAGGACGTCCTCGGCGCGCCGGAAGGAGGAGCAGGAGTGA
- a CDS encoding GvpL/GvpF family gas vesicle protein gives MTGLRYVYAVCRPLGAPLQAQLTGVAGAPAKSLTHHGLVAVVSEVPERDFSEEALRARLEDLDWLAATARAHQGVIDALTVVTTPLPLRLATVFRDDSGVRAMIESREEHFRRTLERLQGRVEWGVKVYVEPERSEEPAAAGAGRRPASGRDYLRQRRQESRAHEDRWQRAETFATRLHGKLSAFAEESRLHAPQNPALSGAAGQNVLNAAYLVPRAHSEEFVELVDRTKDEAPGLRVELTGPWAAYSFAGENPEGDAGENP, from the coding sequence ATGACGGGACTGCGGTACGTCTACGCCGTCTGCCGCCCCCTCGGCGCGCCCCTCCAGGCGCAGCTGACCGGGGTCGCGGGCGCGCCGGCCAAGTCGCTGACCCACCACGGCCTGGTCGCCGTCGTCAGCGAGGTGCCGGAACGGGACTTCTCCGAGGAGGCGCTGCGCGCCCGTCTGGAGGACCTGGACTGGCTCGCCGCCACCGCCCGCGCCCATCAGGGCGTCATCGACGCGCTCACCGTCGTCACCACCCCGCTCCCGCTGCGGCTGGCCACGGTCTTCCGGGACGACAGCGGGGTGCGCGCGATGATCGAGTCCCGCGAGGAGCACTTCCGGCGGACCCTGGAGCGCCTCCAGGGCCGGGTGGAGTGGGGCGTCAAGGTGTATGTGGAGCCCGAGCGGTCCGAGGAGCCGGCGGCCGCGGGCGCCGGGCGCAGGCCCGCGTCCGGCCGGGACTATCTGCGGCAGCGGCGGCAGGAGTCCCGGGCCCACGAGGACCGGTGGCAGCGGGCCGAGACGTTCGCCACCCGGCTGCACGGCAAGCTGTCGGCGTTCGCCGAGGAGTCCCGGCTGCACGCCCCGCAGAATCCCGCGCTCTCCGGCGCCGCCGGGCAGAACGTGCTCAACGCCGCCTATCTGGTGCCGCGCGCGCATTCCGAGGAGTTCGTGGAACTCGTGGACCGCACGAAGGACGAGGCACCGGGGCTGCGGGTGGAACTGACGGGCCCCTGGG
- a CDS encoding LLM class F420-dependent oxidoreductase, producing MPEYGYFLSCEQYGPAELVEQARMAEQAGFEALWISDHYHPWNGAQGQSAFVWSVIGALSEAVSLPVETAVTCPTVRMHPAVVAQAAATAAVMAEGGFRLGVGTGEALNEHILGDRWPPAHVRLEMLEEAIQVMRRLFTGEEVNHHGTHYTVENARLYTVPEEPVPIDVSGFGPKATSLAARVGDGYITMMPDEEMVTQYRKGGGGAKLVSGGTKVCFGHDREECVRTVHRLWYNEQLPGEMGQVLPTPRHFEQLEPLVTEDMVRDNVVCGDDADQHVAALREYADAGFDRVYVNQIGPDRRGFFDFYRTKVLPQLPH from the coding sequence ATGCCCGAGTACGGCTACTTCCTGTCCTGCGAGCAGTACGGCCCGGCGGAACTCGTCGAGCAGGCCAGAATGGCCGAGCAGGCCGGATTCGAAGCCCTGTGGATCTCCGACCACTACCATCCGTGGAACGGCGCGCAGGGTCAGAGCGCGTTCGTGTGGTCGGTGATCGGGGCGCTGTCCGAGGCGGTGTCGCTGCCCGTCGAGACGGCGGTGACCTGTCCTACGGTGCGGATGCACCCGGCCGTGGTGGCGCAGGCCGCGGCGACCGCCGCGGTGATGGCCGAGGGCGGCTTCCGGCTCGGTGTGGGCACCGGGGAAGCGCTCAACGAACACATCCTCGGCGACCGCTGGCCGCCCGCGCATGTCCGCCTGGAGATGCTGGAGGAGGCGATCCAGGTGATGCGCCGCCTGTTCACGGGCGAGGAGGTCAACCACCACGGCACGCACTACACGGTGGAGAACGCCCGGCTGTACACCGTCCCCGAGGAGCCGGTGCCGATCGACGTCTCCGGCTTCGGCCCGAAGGCGACCTCGCTCGCGGCGCGGGTGGGCGACGGGTACATCACGATGATGCCGGACGAGGAGATGGTCACGCAGTACCGCAAGGGCGGCGGCGGGGCCAAGCTCGTCAGCGGCGGGACGAAGGTGTGCTTCGGGCACGACCGCGAGGAGTGCGTCCGCACCGTGCACCGGCTGTGGTACAACGAGCAACTGCCCGGCGAGATGGGCCAGGTGCTGCCCACGCCCCGCCACTTCGAGCAGCTGGAACCGCTGGTCACCGAGGACATGGTCCGCGACAACGTGGTGTGCGGCGACGACGCGGACCAGCATGTGGCCGCGCTGCGGGAGTACGCCGACGCGGGCTTCGATCGGGTGTACGTCAACCAGATCGGCCCCGACCGGCGCGGCTTCTTCGACTTCTACCGCACGAAGGTGCTGCCGCAGCTCCCGCACTGA
- a CDS encoding NAD(P)/FAD-dependent oxidoreductase has protein sequence MGRPRIVIVGAGFAGFHAARTLSRMSRNRADITVLNPTDYFLYVPLLPQVAAGVLEPRRVAVSLSAALPGVRLVLGEAGRVDLDARTVHFTGPEGDPGTLGYDRLVLAVGSVNKLLPVPGVAEHAHGFRGLPEALYLRDHVTRQMELAAAEDDPALRAARRTFVVVGAGYTGTEVAAHGKMYTDAQAHGLPPHHGTRPRWLLLDIAERVLPELDERLSRTADRALRDRGVEVRMGTSVKEATHEGVLLTDGGFVPTRTLVWCVGVRPDPLVESTGQDLERGRIVVDPYLQVPGRPEVFACGDAAAVPDAHHPGSFTPMTAQHAWRHGRIAAINVAASLGACARRPYRHRDLGFVVDLGGARAAANPLGLPLSGLPAAAVTRGYHLAAMPGNRVRVAADWLLGGALPRQAVQLGLVRSWSVPLDTASPELARVGGGPGGRSGGTCKDGEDGEDGKDGKDGKDGKDGKDSKGGKDGKDAADGAEGAEGESVTEIIDNTEKAQLAGAEPAPHTPAPAPETGSRSGRSGPGTGAKRPPETGRESVPNRSARRHSPRGPDPGPAAHHEHHPAPGPVKRADIPAEGDS, from the coding sequence GTGGGTCGACCCCGCATCGTGATCGTGGGCGCCGGTTTCGCCGGTTTCCACGCGGCCCGGACCCTGTCCCGGATGTCCCGGAACAGGGCCGACATCACCGTGCTGAACCCGACCGACTACTTCCTGTACGTGCCGCTGCTGCCCCAGGTGGCCGCGGGTGTGCTGGAGCCGCGCCGGGTCGCCGTCTCGCTCTCCGCCGCCCTGCCCGGGGTCCGCCTGGTGCTCGGCGAGGCCGGCCGGGTCGACCTGGACGCGCGCACCGTGCACTTCACCGGCCCCGAGGGGGATCCGGGCACGCTCGGCTACGACCGGCTGGTGCTGGCGGTCGGCAGCGTCAACAAGCTGCTCCCGGTCCCCGGTGTCGCCGAGCACGCGCACGGCTTCCGCGGCCTGCCCGAGGCGCTGTACCTGCGCGACCACGTGACCCGCCAGATGGAACTGGCCGCCGCGGAGGACGATCCCGCGCTCCGTGCCGCCCGCCGCACCTTCGTCGTGGTCGGCGCGGGCTACACCGGGACCGAGGTGGCCGCGCACGGGAAGATGTACACCGACGCGCAGGCGCACGGACTCCCGCCGCACCACGGGACGCGGCCCCGCTGGCTGCTCCTGGACATCGCGGAGCGCGTCCTGCCCGAGCTGGACGAGCGGCTCTCGCGCACCGCCGACCGGGCGCTGCGGGACCGGGGCGTCGAGGTGCGCATGGGCACCTCGGTGAAGGAGGCCACCCACGAGGGGGTGCTGCTGACGGACGGCGGGTTCGTGCCGACCCGCACCCTCGTGTGGTGCGTGGGCGTACGCCCCGACCCGCTGGTGGAGAGCACCGGGCAGGACCTGGAACGCGGCCGGATCGTCGTGGACCCCTACCTCCAGGTGCCGGGACGGCCCGAGGTGTTCGCCTGCGGCGACGCGGCGGCCGTGCCCGACGCCCACCACCCCGGCTCCTTCACCCCGATGACCGCCCAGCACGCCTGGCGGCACGGCCGGATCGCCGCGATCAACGTCGCCGCCTCGCTCGGCGCCTGCGCACGGCGGCCCTACCGCCACCGCGACCTGGGCTTCGTCGTGGACCTCGGCGGTGCGCGGGCCGCCGCCAACCCGCTGGGCCTCCCGCTGTCCGGGCTGCCGGCCGCCGCCGTCACCCGCGGCTACCACCTGGCCGCGATGCCGGGCAACCGGGTCCGGGTGGCCGCCGACTGGCTGCTGGGCGGTGCACTGCCGCGCCAGGCCGTCCAGTTGGGACTCGTACGGTCCTGGTCCGTGCCGCTGGACACCGCCTCCCCGGAACTGGCCCGGGTGGGCGGCGGGCCGGGCGGCAGAAGCGGCGGGACCTGCAAGGACGGCGAGGACGGCGAGGACGGCAAGGACGGCAAGGACGGCAAGGACGGCAAGGACGGCAAGGACAGCAAGGGCGGCAAGGACGGCAAGGACGCAGCAGACGGCGCGGAGGGCGCGGAAGGCGAGAGCGTCACCGAGATCATCGACAACACCGAGAAGGCCCAACTGGCGGGCGCCGAACCGGCACCGCACACCCCGGCACCGGCACCGGAGACCGGCTCCCGGTCCGGCCGGTCCGGCCCCGGGACCGGTGCGAAGCGGCCCCCGGAGACCGGCCGGGAGTCCGTGCCGAACCGGTCCGCGCGCCGGCACAGCCCGAGGGGCCCCGACCCCGGCCCGGCGGCGCACCACGAGCACCACCCCGCTCCCGGCCCGGTCAAGCGGGCCGACATCCCCGCGGAAGGAGACTCATGA
- a CDS encoding GvpL/GvpF family gas vesicle protein — protein sequence MSTYVYGITAASHPALPEGLTGIGDPPRPVRVLTAGELAAVVSDAPEDLRPKRRELLAHQGVLGEAGAAGCVLPMRFGSVAPDDDAVTGVLTERAEHYKERLRALDGKVEYNIKASHVEEAVLHHVMADNPEIRAQAEANRQAGGGSYDDKIRLGEMVAAAVKAREAEDGALVIRAVESHAAAVSEGPASTGWLVNASFLVGRDEAAGFLEAAEQARKDLPHLELRVNGPLPPYSFVEPGPAEPAGTAAGADAGAE from the coding sequence GTGAGCACGTACGTCTACGGCATCACCGCCGCCTCGCACCCCGCGCTGCCCGAGGGACTGACCGGCATCGGCGACCCGCCCCGGCCGGTCCGCGTCCTGACGGCGGGCGAACTGGCCGCCGTGGTCAGCGACGCACCCGAGGACCTGCGCCCCAAGCGCCGGGAACTCCTCGCCCACCAGGGCGTGCTCGGGGAGGCGGGCGCCGCCGGCTGTGTGCTGCCCATGCGGTTCGGCAGCGTCGCACCGGACGACGACGCCGTCACCGGTGTGCTCACCGAGCGCGCCGAGCACTACAAGGAACGCCTGCGGGCGCTGGACGGCAAGGTCGAGTACAACATCAAGGCCAGCCATGTGGAGGAGGCCGTCCTGCACCACGTGATGGCCGACAACCCGGAGATCAGGGCCCAGGCCGAGGCCAACCGGCAGGCCGGCGGCGGCAGTTACGACGACAAGATCAGGCTGGGCGAGATGGTCGCCGCGGCCGTCAAGGCCCGGGAGGCGGAGGACGGCGCCCTGGTGATCCGGGCGGTCGAGTCGCACGCGGCGGCGGTGAGCGAGGGCCCGGCGTCCACGGGCTGGCTCGTCAACGCCTCCTTCCTGGTCGGCCGGGACGAGGCGGCCGGCTTCCTGGAGGCCGCCGAACAGGCCCGCAAGGACCTGCCCCATCTCGAATTGCGCGTCAACGGCCCGTTGCCGCCCTACAGCTTCGTCGAGCCAGGCCCGGCCGAGCCCGCGGGCACAGCGGCGGGAGCCGACGCGGGAGCGGAGTGA